A region from the Triticum aestivum cultivar Chinese Spring chromosome 3D, IWGSC CS RefSeq v2.1, whole genome shotgun sequence genome encodes:
- the LOC123077145 gene encoding uncharacterized protein — MLRLRCCVLTQLLSSPPPSPASQLRRLISAAAPAISPNPTSFAVEDYLVETCGLARPQALEASAKLSHLKSPANPDAVLAFLAGLGLSGADVASVVAKDPLFLCAKVERTLAPVVAGLTGLGLSRSEIARLVSLSRHRFRRMSTVSNVQYYLRLFGSFQNLLRAVSRGLCLLSTNLETVVKPNVAFLRECRLGDSNIAKLSVAQPWLLASNLERVQEVVALAEGIGVPRGCRMFRHALNAVGRLSEGKIAAKVDYLKATFRWSDAEVCIVVSKFPFVLISSNQMLQSKSEFLISEAGLEPAYIAHRPALLLYSLEGRIKPRYYVLKFIKENGLLRHDRDYYNAVMLAEKVFMEKFICPHKEAAPHLTKDYDAACKGEIPTNFRFT; from the coding sequence atgCTCCGGCTCCGGTGCTGCGTCCTCACTCAGCTTCTCTCTTCTCCACCCCCGTCTCCCGCCTCCCAGCTCCGCCGCCTCATCTCCGCCGCAGCGCCCGCCATCTCCCCGAACCCTACCAGCTTCGCCGTAGAGGACTACCTCGTCGAAACCTGCGGCCTCGCCCGACCGCAGGCGCTCGAGGCCTCCGCCAAGCTCTCCCACCTCAAGTCCCCCGCCAATCCCGACGCCGtcctcgccttcctcgccggcctcggcctctccgGTGCCGACGTCGCCTCCGTCGTCGCCAAGGACCCGCTGTTCCTCTGCGCCAAAGTGGAGAGGACCCTGGCCCCCGTCGTCGCGGGGCTCACCGGCCTCGGCCTGTCGCGCTCCGAGATCGCGCGCCTCGTCTCGCTCTCCCGTCACAGATTCCGCCGTATGTCCACCGTCTCCAATGTGCAGTACTACCTGCGCTTGTTCGGTTCCTTCCAGAACCTCCTCCGTGCTGTCAGCCGTGGCTTATGCCTTCTCTCGACCAACCTCGAGACGGTGGTCAAGCCCAATGTCGCGTTCCTGCGGGAGTGCAGGCTAGGTGACTCCAACATTGCCAAGTTGAGCGTCGCCCAGCCATGGCTGCTCGCCTCCAACTTGGAGCGCGTCCAGGAAGTGGTGGCACTTGCCGAAGGTATAGGTGTGCCTCGTGGCTGTAGGATGTTCAGACACGCATTGAACGCTGTTGGACGCCTCAGCGAGGGGAAGATCGCCGCCAAAGTGGATTACCTGAAGGCGACGTTTAGGTGGTCAGATGCTGAGGTCTGCATTGTTGTGTCCAAGTTTCCATTCGTGCTGATAAGTTCTAACCAGATGCTGCAGAGCAAGTCAGAGTTCCTAATCTCTGAGGCGGGGTTGGAACCGGCATACATCGCTCATCGGCCGGCATTGCTCTTGTACAGCCTGGAGGGCCGGATCAAACCCCGGTACTATGTTCTAAAGTTTATTAAGGAAAATGGATTGCTTCGTCATGACCGAGATTACTATAATGCAGTCATGCTGGCAGAGAAGGTATTCATGGAGAAGTTCATATGCCCTCATAAGGAAGCTGCGCCGCACCTCACAAAAGACTATGATGCCGCTTGCAAAGGGGAAATACCGACTAATTTCAGATTCACATGA